A region of the bacterium genome:
AGACCGCCACCGCGCGCATCTGGAACACCGCGGCGGGGAAACTGCCGGCCGCGGCGGGCAAGGACACCGCCACCTACACGATCGAAGACGACGACGTCTCCATCGCGGGCTTCGCCGAGCCCGCCACCCCCGCAACAGAGGGCGCCACCGCGCAGGTGACGGTGTCGCTGTCGGGGTCGGCGCCGCAGGCGTTCGCGTTGGAGTTCGCCCTGTCGGGCACAGCGGAGCCGTTCGGCGACTACTGGGCCCCGTCCGCCCGCGGCCTGGTCGCCAAGGGGCGGGTGCAGGTGCCCGCGGGAGCGACGTCGGCGCCCATCGCGGTGACCGTGTCCGACGACGCCGAGCCCGAAGGCGCCGAGACCGCCGTTTTGACCCTGATCGACCCCGGCGTCGACGGTGTCGACCTCGACCCCGACGCCTTGTCGCACACCCTCACCATCGCGGCCTCCGACGGCGACGGCCCCGCCGGCGACGCGGTGCAGGCGGGCTGGGACTACGACAGCCTGGAGGGCGGCCGCCGCACCGCGTGGCTGGAGTCGTCGGAGCTGGTTCTGCCGATCTCGGTGTCGCCGGCGGCGAAGGCCGATTTCCGGGTGGCTGTCACCCTGGAGCCTGAGGCGGCGGCGGGGCTGTGGGCGCCGACGCTGGGCCCCGGCGGCGACATCTACGAGGCCCGCCACACCGCGGTGGTGAAGGCGGGGGAGACGTCGGCGAAGATCTCGGTGCCGATGATCGACAACAACATCGTGGAGGACGACTGGACGTGGGTCGCGGATCTGGAGGTATCCGGCGCCGCGTTGGGGGCGGAGGCGGTGTCGGCGCGCCGGGAGTTGGAGGTGGTGGTCCGCGACGACGATCAGGCCGAGGTGCTGTTCGAGCGGCGGGGCGGCCCGGCGGGGAACATCTGGGTGGTGCTGTCGCGTCCGGTTCGGTTCGATTTGAATGTGCGGGTGTTGACCCGCGGCGGTTTGGCGTCGCCGGATGTGGATTTCGGCGCGTATCGCACCGAGACGGGCGGGTTGTTGACCGCGGTGGACACCGGGGTCACCAGCCTCGCCGATATCCGGTTTGTGCATGTGGGGGTGGCGGCGTCGGATCGGCCGGCGTGGCTGTTCAGCGGCCATCCGTGCATTGTGGGCACGTCTTTGTCGGGTCCGCCGCCGGCTGATCCGCCGGCGTGCGGCGATTATCGGCTGCACGAGCATCACCGGGTGGACATCTCGAGGCCGCGGGGGGTGGTGCCGACGGTGCGGCTCGCTCCCGCTCCCGCAGAGGTGCCCGCCGATTGGGCGCTGGTCCCGTCGGGGCTCAGCGTGGGGGACCGGTTCCGCCTGCTGTTCCTCACCTCCACCAAGCATCCGGCCTCGTCGGCTGACATCGGCGACTACAACGCCCTGGTGCAGGCCGCCGCCGCGGCCGGGGGCCATCAGGCCATCCGCGGCCACTCCGAGGGGTTCCGCGTCGTCGGCTCCACCGCGGCGGTGGACGCCCGCGACAACGCTCTGCTGGGCGGCCCGGGCGCGCCGGTCTACTGGCTCGGCGGCGCGAAGGCCGCCGACGGCAGCGCGGATTTCTGCGACGGGTCGTGGGACAGCCGCGCGGCGCGCGACGAGTCGGGGGCGGCGGTGGCGCTGGTCGACGAGGAGACGTTCATCGCCAACGGGATATGGACGGGCACCGGCCATGACTGCACCGCCCGGGCGGGCCACGAGCTGGGCTCGGCGCGCCCGCAGATGGCGTCGGCGGAGGTGGTGTCGGGCTCGGCCCATGGGCCGCTGCGGGTCGCCCATCCCAACGCCGTCAACCAGCCCAACACGCACTCCCGCCGCCTGTACGCGGTGTCGGAGACGTTCGAGGTGGCCGCCGCGGGCGGCGGGGTGACCGAGCCGGTGGAAAACCCCGACGGCACCTGGACGGTGCCCGCGGACTGGGCGCTGAGGCCTTCGGGGGTTGGGGGAGGGCAGCCGTTCCGGCTGCTGTTCCGCACCAGCAGCAGAGGCGACGCCACCGCGACGGACATCGCGGTCTACGACCAGCGGGTGCGCGACGCGATCGCGGGCGGGTCGCTGGACGCCATGAAGGCGCTGGGGTCGGGCTTCAAGGCGGTCGGGTCCACCCAGAGCGTGGACGCCCGCGACCACCTGGGGATGCGCGACGGGCCGGCGTGGCGGTTGGGCGTGCCGGTGTACTGGATGGACGACGGGGGCGACGGCAAGGTCGTCGCCTATGACTACGCGGACTTTTGCACGATGAACGCGGGAAGCTCGGGCAGCCCGGAGCTGTGGTGGCGCAACGACCTTCTGGCCGACCAGCGCGACGAAAACGGCCAGGCGTTCAGCGGCGACAACAACTGGCCGTGGACCGGCACCGCCAGCGACTGCACGAAGCGGGCGAACCGGTGGCTCGGCCACACATCGGACGTGGAGGTCGGCGCGCACCGCGACGGGCGCACCTGGGGGCCGCTGTCCAACGGCCGCCAGGCCCCCAGCGAGAGCAATTCGCTGTACGGGATGTCGCCGGTGATCACCGCGGAGGCCGACCCCGGAACCGAGGGCGACGTCCTGGCCTGGGAGCTCACCGCGGACCCCAAGCCCGCCGTGCCCCTGGTCGCGACGGTGGAGGTGTCCCAGGACGGCAACTGGGTCGCGCCGGGGCATCTGGGCTGGCGCCATGTCGTGATCGGCCCGTCCGGACGCGCGGTGTTCACGGTTCCGACCGTCGACGACGCCACCGACGAGCCCGACGGGGCGGTCACCCTGAGCTTGGCCCCCCAGTACGGCCCCGGCGGGTTCCGCATCGGCCGCCCCGGCGGCGCCTCCCAGCCGGTCGCCGACAACGACCCCGCGGGCAGCGGCGGCCAGGACACCATCGCGGCCGTCCCGGAGGTGTCGGTCGTCGCGTCCGCGGGCGGCACAGAAGGCGCCGACGTGCAGTTCATGGTCGCCGCCAGCCCCGCGCCCACAGCCCCGCTGGCGGTCACCGTCACCGTCACACAGGACGGCGACTGGCTCGCCCCAGGCGAGGCCGGGCAGCGCACCGTCACCATCGGCACAACAGGCACAGCGACGGTGCGGCTCGCGACGGTCGACGACAGCGCCGACGAGCCCAACGGGTCCGTCACGCTCACGATCCAGGCAGGCTCGGGGTACACGCTCGGAACCCCCGCCGCCGAGAAGGCGGCCGTCCACGACGACGACGACCCCCCAGCCCAACAACAGCAACAGCAGGCCCCGGCGGTGGACACCTCTGAGGCCGAGGCGCTCATCGACGCGATGATCGCCCGCCACCGCGACGTCACCGGCAACCAGGGCGCGCTCGCCAACTGGCAGAAAGCCCAAAAGACGATACGGGGCGAGCCGGGCGGGTTCACCGTCGCCGAGCTCGAGGCCCACACCGCCGCCGTCGAGCCCGGCGAGCCTCGAAACCGGTGGAACAAGATCCTCGCCGCCGCGAAGCAACTCGCCGCCGCCCAGCAGCAGCAGCAGGGCAGCTCGGACGACGCGGCGCTGCCCGAGATCCGCATCGGCCACAGCAGCAGCCCCATAGCCGAGGGCGGCGACGCCGGGTTCGTCATCACCGCGGTGCCCGCCCCCGCCGAGCCCCTCACGGTCGCCGTCACCGTCGCCGGCGGCAGGGCGGCATCAGGCCACACCGGGCAGCGCGCGATCACTGTCCCCGCGTCGGGCATCGCCGGCATCACCGTCGCCACCGCCGACGACCAGGCCCGCACCCCCGCGGGCGACATCACCGCCACCGTGAACACCGGCGCCGGCTACACCGTGTCCGCCACACGCGGCACAGCGGCCGTCGCCGTCCAAGACGACGACCCCGCCCCCAAGAAGGCCCCGCCGCCGGCGGTGCCCGAGATCAGCGTCACCGCGGGCGCGGGCATCACCGAGGGCCAGAGCGCGTCGTTCACGATCACCGCCAGCCCCGCGCCCAAAACACCGCTGACCGTCACCGTCGCCGTGGCCCAGACCGGCGACTGGGGCGCGGCGACGGGAACGGCGACAGTTGTGATCCCCACGACAGGCTCGGCCGCCCACACCGTGGCCACCGCCGGCGACGAGGTCGACGAGGCCGACGGATCGGTCACCGTGGCGGTGAGCGCGGGCACGGGCTACACCGTGTCCGCCGCCAAGGGCGCGGCGTCAGTGGACGTCTCAGACGACGACGACCCGGCTCCCGCCGCTGCGCCCGAGATCGCAGTCGCCGCCGGCCCCGCGATCGCAGAGGGCCAGAGCGCGGTGTTCACCGTCACCGCCACACCCGCCCCCGAAGCACCGTTGACGGTGTCGGTGGCGGTCATCCAAAGCGGCGACCTCGGCGCCGCGGCCGGCCCGGCGACGGTCGTCATCCCCACGACAGGCTCGGCCGCCCACACCGTGGCCACCGCCGGGGACAGCACCGACGAGCCCGACGGGTCGATCACCCTCACCCTGAGGGCGGGCAGCGGCTATGCCGTGTCGCCGGGCAGGCCCGCGGCCACCGTCGCCGTCTCCGACGACGACCCCCCGCCGCCCCCGCCCAAGCCGACCTGCCGCACATCGGACGCGGCCCTGCTGGCCGAGGTTTTGGCCAAGGCCGGCGACCCGTGGAACGGGGCCCGCCCCGACCTGGTCGACACGTTCGGGCGGGCCCATGCCACCATGCTGGGCGCCGACACCTACACCACAGCCGACCTCAAAGCGAGGCCGGACCGCCAGACGCCGAACTGGCAGGGCGCCGGGCCCAACGCGCTGTGGCAGGACATCTACGCCGAGCTCGACCGCCTCCAAGCCTGCCGCGCCAAAACCCCGCAGACCCCGCCGCCGCCCGCCGTCGTGCCGCAGGTCAGCGTCACCGCCGGGCCGGCCATCGCAGAGGGCCAGACCGCGGCGTTCACCATTACCGCCAGCCCGCCGCCGCCCGCGCCGCTGAGCGTCGTGGTCACCGTCACCCAGGCCGGCGACTACGGCGCCGCCCTCGGCGCGCAAACCGTGGTGATCCCCACCGGCGGAACCACCGCGTTCAGCGTGGCCACCGCCGGCGACGGCGCCGACGAGCCCGACGGCTCGGTCACGCTCACGCTCAACGCCGGCAGCGGCTACACCGTGTCCGCGACCAGCGGGTCGGCCGCCGTCGCCGTTGCCGACGACGACCCCCCGCCCCAAGATCCCGACACGCCCGACACTGATCCCCAAGACGACCCCGACACCCCCGACACTGATCCCCAAGACGACCCCCCGCCCCCGCCGCCCGTCCCCGATCCCGTGATCAGTGTGACAGCCGGCCCCGGTATCGCAGAGGGCCAGAGCGCGGCGTTCACCGTCACCGCCGCCCCCGCGCCGAAGGCGCCGCTGACCGTCACCGTTACCGTCACCCAGACCGGCGACTACGGCACCGCCACCGGCACCCGCACCGTCGTGATCCCCACCGGCGGAACCAAGACCGTCGCCGTGGCCACCGCCGGCGACAACACCGACGAGGCCGATGGCACGGTCACCCTCACCGTCGACGCCGGCAGCGGCTACACCGTGTCCACCGCGCACGGCGCGGCCACCGTGGCCGTCGCCGACGACGACGTTCCCCAGATCAGCGTCGCCGCCGGGCCGGGCATCACCGAGGGCGCCTCAGCGGTGTTCACCGTCACCGCCACCCCTGCCCCGGCCGGCCCGCTGACCGTCACCGTCACCGTCACCCAGACCGGCGACTACGGCGTTGTCACCGGCGCCCGCACCGTTGTCGTCCCAACCAGCGGCGCTGCGAAACTCGCCGTCGCCACAACCGGCGACAACACCGACGAAACCGACGGCACGGTCACCCTCACCGCCGGCACCGGAACCGGCTACACCGTCTCCACAACCCAGAACACCGCAACCGTGGCCGTCGCCGACGACGACAACCCACCCCCGCCCCCCGCGGGCCGGCAGATCAAAATCGCCGATGCCGCCGCCGCCGAGGGCGGCAGGCTGCGGTTCGCCGTCACCCTCACCGAGACGTTCTGGCGCACCATCACCGTCGACTACCAGATCACCGGCATAACCGCCCAACAGGGAACCGACTGGCACATCCCCCGCGCCACCGGCACAGTCAGCTTCCGGGGCGGCCAGACCTACCAGGAGATCAGCGTCCTCGCCCTGCCCGACAACCGCGCCGAGGGCGACGAAACCCTCCAAGTCACCCTCACCAACCCCCGAGGCCCCGCCACCCTCGCCAACGCCACCGCCACCGGCACCATCAAAGACACCAACTGAGCCCCGCACAAACCAGAACCACGGGGGGAAGCTCTGGACACACCGCTAGGATCGCTGGATGACCACTAATCAGGGGTTGTTTGAGCGGGCCCAGCAGGTGATTCCTGGGGGGGTCAACTCGCCGGTGCGCTCGTTCCGGTCGGTGGGGGGCACGCCGTACTTTGTGGCTCGGGCCGAGGGCCCCTACGTGTGGGACGTGGAGGGGCGCTGCTACATCGACTATGTGCAGAGCTACGGCCCCGGCATTCTGGGCCATGCCCATCCTGCGGTCACTGAGGCAGTGGTTGAGGCCGCCGCCGACGGCACCAGCTACGGAGCACCCACCGAGCGCGAGGTGCTGCTGGCCGAGACGCTGTGCAACCGGGTGCCTGGCATGGACTGGACCCGGCTCACCTCCAGCGGCACCGAGGCGGCCATGGCCGCCATACGCCTGGCCCGGGGGGCCACCAGCCGTACCAAGATCATCAAGTTCGCTGGCTGCTACCACGGCCACAGCGACGGGCTGCTGGCCGCGGGGGGCAGCGGGGTGGCCAATCAGGGCCTGGCCGATTCGGCCGGCGTCACCCCCGGAGCGGTAGCCGACACCGTGGTGGCCCCTTACAACCAGATTCCCGCGGTGGACGTCGAGGTGGCCGCAGTGGTGGTGGAACCGGTGGCGGCCAACATGGGAGTGGTGGCACCGATTCCCAGTTTTTTGGAGGGGCTGCGAGCCGCCTGCGACGAGGCCGGTGCCCTGCTGGTGTTCGACGAGGTCATCACCGGGTTCCGCCTGGCCCCCGGTGGGGCCACCGAGTGGTTCGGAGTGACCCCCGACCTGTGGTGCTTCGGCAAAGTGGTGGGTGGCGGACTGCCCATCGGCGTGTTCGGCGGACGGGCCGAACTCAAGGAACACCTGGCCCCGCTAGGCGGCGTGTACCAGGCCGGAACCCTGTCGGGAAACCCGCTGGCCACTGCCGCCGGCTTGGCCACCTTGGAGCAGCTCACCCCTGATGTCTACCGCAGCCTGACCGACACCGCGGCCCGTCTGGCCGACGGCATGGTGAAGGCGGCTGCGGCGGCTGGTGTCGCCTGCACCGTGCCCCGGGTGGGATCACTGCTCGGCGTATTCTTCTGTGCCGACGCGCCCTCCGATTTCGACCAGGCCAAAGCTGCCGCGGAAAACGGCGTGTATCCCCGGGTGTTCCATGCCCTCCTAGAGTCTGGCGTGGCGTTCGCTCCCGGCCCCTACGAGGCCTTGTTTCCCAGCCTGGTCCACACCGACGATCACATCGACACCACGGTGGAGGCGTTCGCGTCCGCCTTGAAGCAAGAGCCGACTGCCAGTTAACGCGCTGAGGTTGCCCTGGAGACCCTCGCCGCGGCTTTGTAGATGTACTCGGCCGGTCCGGGGTCATCGGGGTCCATGAGGTTGGCCATGATCCGCAGGGCCCATTCCATGGCCGGGCGAGACCGCATGCCGATCCGGGTCAGTTGCCGCAGCAGCGCCGGCTTGCCGATCAGCCGGGCGAATATCCGGGCCACCCGGAAGTAAGCCCCGTAGTTCTCCTCCAGCAGCTCCGGGTACCGCCGGATCACCTCCCCGTCGCCGGTGGCGGTGGCCTCGGCCACCAAGTCGGCGGCCATCTTCCCGGTTTCGTAGGCGTAGTCGATGCCCTCGCCGTTGAAGGGATTCACCGATCCGGCCGCGTCTCCCACCACCAGGTAGTTCTGTCCCACCTTGGGGTACACCGATCCGGCCATGGGCAGACGCCCTCCCACCGGCTCCATCAGCGGGCGGTCGGGATCGATCTCCCAGTAGGCGGGCAGCGTGGCCGCAAACTCCCGCATCAAGTGCGAAGTGTTCACCGAGGTGTAGTCGCGGAATGTGGACAGCAGCCCGACGCCCACATTCACGCAGCCGTCGCCCAGCGGGAAGATCCAGCCGTAGCCGGGCAGCGAATTGCCGTTGCGGTCCCGCATGTCCAGTGCGCTCTCGATCCATGGGGTGTCGTGCAGCGGGCTCTCGAAATAGGTGCGGATGGCCATGCCCTGGGGATAGGCCCGGTCTCGGGCGGTGCCCAGGGCCCGGCCGAACCGGGAGTTGGCCCCGTCGGCCACCGCCACATAACGGGCCTGGATCTGACTGGTTTGCCCGGTGGCCTTGTCCACCACCTCCGCTCCGTCGAGCACCCCGTTGACCAGGAGCGGCTGGGTGGCCTCGGTGGCCAGCATCATTTCGGCACCGGCTGCTATCGCGTGGTCGGCCACCAGCTTGTCGAGCTCCCGCCGTCGAACCACATAGCCGTAGTCGGGGAACACCGAGTGCTGGGGCCAGGCCAGCTCCATGGTGCGCTTGTGAGCCACCGCCCGCAGCCCTCCATAGCGGTGGCAGCGGTTGAGCTCATCGCCCAACCCCATGTCGTGCAGCGATTTGACCGCCCGGGGGGTCAGTCCGTCGCCACAGGTCTTGTCGCGGGGGAACTCCTTGCGCTCCACCACCACCACGTCGAGGCCGTGTCGGGCCGCCCAATAGGCGGTGGCTGCTCCCGCCGGACCGCCGCCGACGACCAGCAGATCGCGACGAGGCGTCAGCCCGCTCCGATCCCGGCGCTCGCCATCAGGCCGTTCAACGTGCTGGGGAAGGTTTGCCCGATGTCGAACTGATTGTGCAACACGCCTTCGGCTTCGAACAGCTCTTCGAGATCGTGCAGATCGGCTTCGGAGGCCCCGCCCAACTCCACCCGCTCGAAGTAGACCACGGCCAAAATCTCCCGGGCGGTGAGCTTGTCGCCGTTGGCGGGCATGCCTTCCGCAGAGACATCGCCCTCGTCGTTGTACACCTGTCCTTCCGGGGGCGAGCCGTTGACCACCCAGATCACGTGATCTCGCCAGTCGACAAATGCATTCAAGACTTCGCCGCCGACCAGTGCCGGGCCGATCCCTCCACCGCCCTCGGCGCCGTGGCAGCCGGCGCACCCGCCGCTGCCGTCGTAGACCTCCCGGCCCAAGGCGATGATCTCGGTGTCCCGCTCGGGAGACTCCAGCGTGCCGGCGAAGATGATGGCCCAGAACGGCAGGAAGATGAGCACCGGAACGGCCCACACCGGGATTTTCTTGCGAGTCAGAGCGGCCTGAACCCACGGCTTGACCGGTTCGGGCAGAGGTTCGGACTCCGGTTCCAGGTCGGGAAGCTCGGGCAAAGAGGGCACTGCCGCAGCCGCCGGCGCCTGGGTTTGGGCTACTACGGGAGCGGCGGCGGTCTCCGACGGCGGGACCTCTGCCGCCGGTTCGTCGCCAGTAGTCGCGCCGAGATCACGGCGACGATCTCGCGATCGTTGCAGCAGATGCTCGGGTACTTCTACCAACACTCCTCCGGTGTGACTTCCGACCGGAACAGCCTCCGGTCCCGTGCCACATTACGCTCGCCCAACGCTAACGGCCCAACCCACGCGAGAGGCGGTTTATGGGCGCAATCAGCGGGAAGCCACTAGCGGCGAGATGCCGTCGAGTTGCTCGGCTTCGTCTCGTTGGGTGCGGTAGAGATCCCAGCGCAATTGCAGATTCATCCAGAACTCCGGGGTCGTTCCCAAGCATCGGGAAAGCCGTAGTGCGGTACTAGGGGTCATCCCACGTCGCCCCAGCACGATCTCATTCACCCGCTGAAAGGGCACATTGATCGCAGTGGCTAGATCGCGCTGAGTGATCCCCAAGGGTTGCAGGAACTCATGCAAGAGCATTGAGCCTGGGTGGGTCGGCTCTCGGTCACTTGGGATACGCACCATGTCAGGTTCCCTTCTAATGGTAGTCAGTGACCTCGACCTGCTCAGGACCATCCCCCGGAACTCCGACGAATACGAAAACGGCATCGCTGCACCTCCCAGCTCGGAACCCCACCACTCTCACAAACCGAGACCGAAAAAAGGTGGACACATCAGGCCAGCAGCGTCCATGCGAAGCAGATTCAGCTTCCTGTGGGCAACGCCCCGCAGGTGGCGAGGGGTTCGCCGAGGCGGCGGGCGAGGTATCAGCGGGGCGTTGCCACCCGGGCTAAAGCTGACGTAGGTCGTTGACAGTCGAGGTCTTTCGTAAGATGGATTTCCCATGGGGGGGAGTTGGGAGATTGAACTCGGCGGGCGGCGGGTGCGGGTGACGGAGGTGTTCTGGTCGTATTGGCGACTGGCGGCCGAGCGGCAGGCAATCTTCTTTCGCCGTGTGTCTGGAGAAGCTAGCCCGTGGACCGACGATCCCGTTCTGGGCCGCTACAGGTTTACGAATGCGTATCGCGCGTCGGATCGAGTGAGTCAGTACCTTCTCCATCATGTGATCTACGACGATGAGCACGACGCTCTCGACACGATCCTGCGGGTTCTGCTGTTCAAGATTTTCAACCGGATCGACACCTGGGAGTACCTGGTTGATCGCGTAGGGCAGCCGACAGCAACTGGCTTCAGCGCCGAAGCATACGCGAAAGCATTGGACGAGCTGCTCGACCAAGGGCGACGCGTGTATTCGGCGGCGTACATCATGCCGAATCCGCGGCTGGGAGCAGATCGCAAGCATCGCAACCATCTGTCTCTCCTTGAGATGCTGCTGCGGGAGGGTGTGCTTGCAGACCTTGAGAAAGCCCGTTCGCTGAGGTCCCTGTATGAGCAGCTGTGCGATGTGCAGTCGTTTGGCCCGTTCTTGGCGTTTCAGTACGCCGTAGATCTGAACTACTCGCCGTACTTCGAATTCGACGAGATGGAGTTCGTTGTGGCGGGCCCAGGCGCTCTGCGTGGTATTGGCAAGTGCTTCGCGGACACCGGCGGCCTCGACGCGGCCGGTGTGATCGCAGCGATGGCGGATTCGGCGACTGACTTCTTTGAGACAACCCCGATGCCGACGCCGTTTCGGGACTTGTGGGGTCGTTCTCTTCAGCTCATTGACTGTCAGAACCTATTCTGCGAGGTCGACAAGTACGCCCGAGTCGCTCACCCCGAACACTCAGTGGATGGGCCGGGCCGCATCAAGCAGGTGTTTCGGATCGACCAACGGCCCTTGCCACTGGGCTACCCACCCAAGTGGGGCTTGCCGTTCTCAGCGCAGGCCCCCTCCTGCATCGGCGCTGCAAGCTAGGCCCGAAAAGCCACAGTGAAGTCATGTCCTTGACAGCGAATGTCAGATAATCTAACATCTATGTCGTGCAAGATGACATCGACACGGGCAGCATTTCCCCGCCTCAGACCCAACCCGAGAGCGCAGTCGATGTCCGCGGGCTCAGCGAGAGCGAACTTGAGGTCCATGTGAACACATTGCTCGCCAGCATCGGTGAAGCCCCAAGTGACTCCGGTGCTGGCATTGCCAGCCTCTCAGCAGTGTGGGTGATTAGTCAGGTCGAAGAGGCGTGCGGAGTAGGGCGTCTCGTCAACCCTAAAGACCTCACCAAAGATGATTTCGCTTCTCCAACAGCCCTCAGCCGGATGCTGCACCAGCAAATTCACAAGCAAGACGCGCCATTCGTCGAGTCATGAGCGAGCTACTCGGTGCGACCAAGACGTTGAGCGGAGCGTGGCTCCAGGCACTCTCGCATACGGCCAGGCAGCAGAGTGGTCGCTGCGTTCACTTGGTGATGACGATTGAGAACCCCGGCTCTGAGGACGAAGCCATCCGCCATGCGCTCGATCAAGCTCTCAATGAGACTGATACTCCGGGTGTAGAGACTGTCGCCGGCACCTTCTTCCCCAAGACGCTGTACCAGAGTCCCGGATTCTCATGGTCTCCCGACCTGGATGAGCCAGACATTGGCACCTTGGATACTGCCGCGCGAAACCTCTACCAGCGCTACGAACAGATGTTGCCCGTCCTGTTGAGATTCCCACAAGACATCGAGATCACATCGTCGGAATCGGGAGCTCCAAGCGTCGCGTTGCGAGGTTCGGCTGCCAAACAGGCCGGATCGCTTGGCATCTCGAAGTTCCACATCTCCGCCTCCCATGAGAATGGCTGGGCCACGGCAATCGCAGTTGCCTCCGCTAAGACGGGACAAATGGACTCTGAAGTGCCACACCAGCGAAAGGACAGATCATGAGCATGGATGTACCGGAATCCGACGCTAGCGAGCAGATGGTTCTCGCGCAGCGGCTACGGGAAGCGCGCGAGTACATCGGGCTCCTTCAAGAGGATGTCGCGGCTGCACTGGACATCCCCAGAGCAAGCGTGTCAGCGATTGAGTCCGGAAAGCGGCGCGTCTCGTCTCTCGAACTCAGGCGTCTCGGCCGCATTTATCGCCGCCCCGTGGCGTGGCTACTTGGGGAAGAGGGTGCAGAGGTCGACATGAATGCTCCCCTGTATCGGGCGACCGAGGCGCTGTCGGACCAGGACAAGGAGCAGGTCTTGCGCTTTGCTGAGTTCCTCGCCGGAGCGGGACGACCCGGGGCCTCCCGAACTGAACAAACGGAGTAGCCCGTGCCCTCAGGACACACACGCCGACTCATGGCTGCAAGCTCTGCGAACCGGCTTTTGAACGAGGCGGGCGTGGATCAGAAGCGCCAAGTAGACGTGTTCGGTTTGATTGAAAGCTTCGACTTGTGGCTCGCTTTTTTCCCGCTCGATGGGCTCTTGGGCGCGTACCTGCCAGAGGGCACAGGCGGCATCCTCATCACCACCGAACGCTCGACACCGATCCAGCGGTACACCGCGGCGCACGAGCTCGGACACTGGCGACTCGATGGCGGCCACGATGCTGTACTCGATACGGAAGCGGACGTGCTGGGGCGCACCGACATCGAGCGGGAGACTCTTGCACAGATTTTCGCTGGGGCACTGCTGATGCCGCCCCCGCTCGTACACAGCATCCTGTCGCGCCGTAACGCGACATCTCTCGGCCCGTTGGACGTATACACCGTTGCCCGTGAAGCAGGCGTGAGCTATGAGGCGGCCGCGAGGCAGCTGTACCACCTCGAACGGATCACGCAGCACGAACTGCGAGAACTGCTCAAGGTGAAGCCGCTAAAAGTCAAACAGGCGATTGGCGCCGGA
Encoded here:
- the hemL gene encoding glutamate-1-semialdehyde 2,1-aminomutase — translated: MTTNQGLFERAQQVIPGGVNSPVRSFRSVGGTPYFVARAEGPYVWDVEGRCYIDYVQSYGPGILGHAHPAVTEAVVEAAADGTSYGAPTEREVLLAETLCNRVPGMDWTRLTSSGTEAAMAAIRLARGATSRTKIIKFAGCYHGHSDGLLAAGGSGVANQGLADSAGVTPGAVADTVVAPYNQIPAVDVEVAAVVVEPVAANMGVVAPIPSFLEGLRAACDEAGALLVFDEVITGFRLAPGGATEWFGVTPDLWCFGKVVGGGLPIGVFGGRAELKEHLAPLGGVYQAGTLSGNPLATAAGLATLEQLTPDVYRSLTDTAARLADGMVKAAAAAGVACTVPRVGSLLGVFFCADAPSDFDQAKAAAENGVYPRVFHALLESGVAFAPGPYEALFPSLVHTDDHIDTTVEAFASALKQEPTAS
- a CDS encoding geranylgeranyl reductase family protein, whose translation is MTPRRDLLVVGGGPAGAATAYWAARHGLDVVVVERKEFPRDKTCGDGLTPRAVKSLHDMGLGDELNRCHRYGGLRAVAHKRTMELAWPQHSVFPDYGYVVRRRELDKLVADHAIAAGAEMMLATEATQPLLVNGVLDGAEVVDKATGQTSQIQARYVAVADGANSRFGRALGTARDRAYPQGMAIRTYFESPLHDTPWIESALDMRDRNGNSLPGYGWIFPLGDGCVNVGVGLLSTFRDYTSVNTSHLMREFAATLPAYWEIDPDRPLMEPVGGRLPMAGSVYPKVGQNYLVVGDAAGSVNPFNGEGIDYAYETGKMAADLVAEATATGDGEVIRRYPELLEENYGAYFRVARIFARLIGKPALLRQLTRIGMRSRPAMEWALRIMANLMDPDDPGPAEYIYKAAARVSRATSAR
- a CDS encoding c-type cytochrome, with product MLVEVPEHLLQRSRDRRRDLGATTGDEPAAEVPPSETAAAPVVAQTQAPAAAAVPSLPELPDLEPESEPLPEPVKPWVQAALTRKKIPVWAVPVLIFLPFWAIIFAGTLESPERDTEIIALGREVYDGSGGCAGCHGAEGGGGIGPALVGGEVLNAFVDWRDHVIWVVNGSPPEGQVYNDEGDVSAEGMPANGDKLTAREILAVVYFERVELGGASEADLHDLEELFEAEGVLHNQFDIGQTFPSTLNGLMASAGIGAG
- a CDS encoding HigA family addiction module antitoxin, with the translated sequence MVRIPSDREPTHPGSMLLHEFLQPLGITQRDLATAINVPFQRVNEIVLGRRGMTPSTALRLSRCLGTTPEFWMNLQLRWDLYRTQRDEAEQLDGISPLVASR
- a CDS encoding putative DNA base hypermodification protein, which produces MRVTEVFWSYWRLAAERQAIFFRRVSGEASPWTDDPVLGRYRFTNAYRASDRVSQYLLHHVIYDDEHDALDTILRVLLFKIFNRIDTWEYLVDRVGQPTATGFSAEAYAKALDELLDQGRRVYSAAYIMPNPRLGADRKHRNHLSLLEMLLREGVLADLEKARSLRSLYEQLCDVQSFGPFLAFQYAVDLNYSPYFEFDEMEFVVAGPGALRGIGKCFADTGGLDAAGVIAAMADSATDFFETTPMPTPFRDLWGRSLQLIDCQNLFCEVDKYARVAHPEHSVDGPGRIKQVFRIDQRPLPLGYPPKWGLPFSAQAPSCIGAAS
- a CDS encoding helix-turn-helix domain-containing protein encodes the protein MSMDVPESDASEQMVLAQRLREAREYIGLLQEDVAAALDIPRASVSAIESGKRRVSSLELRRLGRIYRRPVAWLLGEEGAEVDMNAPLYRATEALSDQDKEQVLRFAEFLAGAGRPGASRTEQTE